The following coding sequences are from one Pocillopora verrucosa isolate sample1 chromosome 5, ASM3666991v2, whole genome shotgun sequence window:
- the LOC136281203 gene encoding diacylglycerol kinase theta-like: MFTAFQRLLNPNQVYSLLEGGPLSGVYAFRSISDFRVLICGGDGTVGWVLSCLDDVVQEMKCKLPASAVLPLGIGNDLSRVLHWGGGYSGGESPVSLLMAVDQAHEVFLDRWCVMFDSADTNDSALGSMGGREDNPSIFTMNNYFGSGIGAELCLDFHLRRKHLINSIAGFITKEFTLEQV; the protein is encoded by the exons ATGTTCACAGCTTTCCAGAGACTGCTCAACCCTAATCAAGTGTACAGCCTCTTAGAGGGAGGCCCACTATCAGG AGTTTATGCTTTCAGATCTATTTCTGATTTTCGTGTCTTGATCTGTGGTGGTGATGGCACAGTTGGCTGGGTGCTGTCATGTTTGGATGATGTTGTTCAAGAGATGAAGTGTAAGCTACCTGCATCGGCAGTTCTTCCTCTTGGCAttg GTAATGATCTCTCTCGTGTTCTCCATTGGGGAGGTGGTTACTCTGGTGGCGAGAGTCCTGTATCGCTTCTCATGGCCGTTGATCAGGCACACGAAGTGTTTCTTGATAGATGGTgtgtcatgtttgattcagcggaCACTAACGACAGTGCGCTTGGCTCGATGGGAGGAAGAGAAGACAATCCTAGTATTTTTACCATGAATAATTACTTTGGGAGCGGAATTGGAGCTGAGCTTTGTTTAGATTTTCATCTAAGGAGGAAGCACCTGATAAATTCCATAGCAG gcttcATAACAAAGGAGTTTACTTTAGAGCAGgtataa